In one Streptomyces sp. NBC_01288 genomic region, the following are encoded:
- a CDS encoding DoxX family protein encodes MTHGTRMDTQTPYLDGDRGWRDTATRYALLPLRVFLGVTFIYAGLDKLTDSAFMKSSGAGSIGETMRAVRDSAAIPALVDLSLKNPVGFGYAIAFGELAVGIGTLIGLLARLAALGGALISLSLWLTISWANDPYYYGNDLAYLMAWLPLVLAGASMFSFDAVIRGRRRQRTGGYR; translated from the coding sequence ATGACTCACGGCACTCGAATGGATACGCAAACCCCATACCTAGACGGCGACCGGGGCTGGCGGGACACCGCCACCCGATACGCCCTGCTCCCATTGCGCGTCTTCCTCGGCGTCACCTTCATCTATGCAGGCCTGGACAAACTCACCGACAGTGCCTTCATGAAGTCCTCCGGCGCCGGTTCGATCGGCGAGACGATGCGCGCGGTCCGCGACTCGGCGGCGATCCCGGCCCTGGTGGACCTGTCCCTGAAGAACCCCGTCGGCTTCGGCTACGCCATCGCCTTCGGTGAACTCGCCGTCGGCATCGGCACGTTGATCGGCCTGCTGGCCCGCCTCGCCGCACTCGGCGGCGCGCTTATCTCGCTCAGCCTGTGGCTGACCATCAGCTGGGCCAACGACCCGTACTACTACGGCAACGACCTCGCCTACCTGATGGCCTGGCTGCCCCTAGTCCTCGCCGGCGCCTCGATGTTCTCCTTCGACGCGGTGATCCGCGGAAGGCGAAGGCAACGGACGGGCGGCTACCGGTAG
- a CDS encoding PspC domain-containing protein — MTDHERAATGQGPGSGPRPQAGGGPQDAVPGAGAASAPGAVPGGGTAAAAPHRFRRDRRSKVLAGVCAGLGRQCDMDPVIFRITLAVLSATGGIGLIFYGFAWLFVPYDDEEENEVRKLFTGRVDGQALAAVLFALVGCGVFLSMLNNASVLTFAVVLSLLLAGAGYWSQQRGAPDPDPLAAQAVADAPPEAQAPPVATTYPSWWRDPIVKDGTHVGGTGYLWGPGDSRDRDIADVIDVRLAPSYPHWPADQRAPRPAPPKTRGPRWIGGWVFLLALLAGALGTAAKWDDQALGTSLQAGLACALVVFGLGIAVSAFLGRTGAGSVFLAIVTAGLLAASAALPKDLTTHWDRLTWQPATVADVQKKYDLGNGVGTLDLTRLRPAKGQTVATDAEVGVGQLKVIVPPNVTVRLSVDVRVGDIQLPGDDKKDVDVEPGKHKQVTLTPATGVKSIGTLDLDLQVGVGQAEVSRAAS; from the coding sequence ATGACAGATCACGAGCGCGCCGCGACGGGTCAGGGACCCGGCTCCGGCCCACGTCCGCAAGCGGGCGGCGGGCCGCAGGACGCCGTGCCCGGCGCGGGTGCCGCCTCTGCGCCGGGTGCCGTGCCCGGCGGCGGCACCGCGGCCGCGGCTCCGCACCGGTTCCGCCGGGACCGGCGGTCCAAGGTGCTCGCGGGGGTGTGCGCGGGGCTCGGGCGGCAGTGCGACATGGACCCGGTGATCTTCCGGATCACGCTCGCCGTGCTCTCGGCGACGGGCGGCATCGGCCTCATCTTCTACGGCTTCGCATGGCTCTTCGTCCCGTACGACGACGAGGAGGAGAACGAGGTCCGCAAGCTCTTCACCGGCCGCGTGGACGGCCAGGCCCTGGCCGCCGTGCTGTTCGCGCTGGTCGGCTGCGGTGTGTTCCTGTCGATGCTGAACAACGCCAGCGTGCTCACCTTCGCCGTCGTCCTCTCCCTCCTGCTGGCGGGCGCGGGGTACTGGTCGCAGCAGCGCGGCGCCCCCGACCCCGACCCGCTCGCCGCGCAGGCCGTCGCCGACGCCCCGCCGGAGGCCCAGGCGCCGCCGGTGGCCACCACCTACCCCTCCTGGTGGCGTGATCCGATCGTCAAGGACGGCACACACGTCGGTGGCACCGGTTATCTGTGGGGCCCGGGCGACTCCCGCGACCGTGACATCGCGGACGTGATCGACGTCAGGCTCGCCCCCTCCTACCCGCACTGGCCCGCGGATCAGCGGGCCCCTCGCCCGGCGCCCCCGAAAACGCGCGGCCCGCGCTGGATCGGCGGCTGGGTGTTCCTGCTCGCGTTGCTCGCGGGGGCCCTCGGCACCGCCGCGAAGTGGGACGACCAGGCGCTCGGCACCAGCCTCCAGGCGGGCCTGGCCTGTGCGCTCGTCGTCTTCGGCCTGGGCATCGCGGTCAGCGCGTTCCTCGGGCGTACGGGGGCGGGCTCGGTGTTCCTCGCGATCGTCACGGCCGGCCTGCTCGCCGCCTCGGCGGCCCTGCCCAAGGACCTCACCACGCACTGGGACCGCCTCACCTGGCAGCCCGCGACGGTGGCGGACGTACAGAAGAAGTACGACCTCGGGAACGGTGTGGGCACGCTCGACCTGACCCGGCTGCGGCCGGCCAAGGGGCAGACGGTCGCGACGGACGCGGAGGTGGGCGTCGGGCAGCTGAAGGTGATCGTGCCGCCGAACGTGACGGTGCGGCTGAGTGTGGACGTACGCGTCGGGGACATCCAGTTGCCCGGTGACGACAAGAAGGACGTGGACGTGGAGCCGGGCAAGCACAAGCAGGTCACCCTGACCCCGGCGACGGGCGTCAAGAGCATCGGCACGCTGGACCTGGACCTCCAAGTCGGCGTCGGACAGGCGGAGGTCAGCCGTGCTGCGTCATGA
- a CDS encoding pyridoxamine 5'-phosphate oxidase family protein, which yields MTANWAVFVAAEPELAATVEERFGALTHHVLATLRKDGSPRTSGIEVRFLDGELWFGMMPDSLKALDLRRDPRFALQANPGVGTEMGGGDVRVGGRAVEVTDAGVKGAYREEVEPPEPFHLFRTELTEVVRTFVEDETYLVTQVWHPGKPVRTLKRT from the coding sequence ATGACTGCGAACTGGGCGGTATTCGTCGCCGCGGAACCCGAACTCGCCGCGACCGTGGAGGAGCGCTTCGGGGCCCTCACACATCACGTCCTCGCGACGCTGCGCAAGGACGGGTCGCCGCGGACGAGCGGGATCGAAGTGCGGTTCCTGGACGGGGAGTTGTGGTTCGGGATGATGCCCGACTCGCTCAAGGCGCTGGATCTGCGGCGCGATCCGCGGTTCGCCCTCCAGGCCAATCCGGGGGTGGGTACGGAGATGGGCGGCGGGGATGTGCGGGTCGGCGGGCGGGCGGTGGAGGTGACGGATGCCGGGGTGAAGGGGGCGTACAGGGAAGAGGTGGAACCGCCGGAGCCGTTCCACCTCTTCCGCACCGAGCTGACGGAGGTCGTGCGGACCTTTGTCGAGGACGAGACGTATCTCGTCACTCAGGTCTGGCACCCCGGAAAACCGGTGCGCACGCTCAAGCGGACCTGA
- the guaA gene encoding glutamine-hydrolyzing GMP synthase, which produces MSAATPAPDTVLVVDFGAQYAQLIARRVREARVYSEIVPSTMPVAEMLAKNPAAIILSGGPSSVYAEGAPRLDRELFDAGVPVFGMCYGFQLMATTLGGTVDNTGAREYGRTELHVSKSSSTLFEGTPDEQSVWMSHGDACSAAPEGFTVSASTDVVPVAAFENDEKKLYGVQYHPEVMHSTHGQQVLEHFLYRGAGLTPNWTTGNVIDEQVAAIREQVGDKRAICGLSGGVDSAVAAALVQKAIGSQLTCVYVDHGLMRKGETEQVEKDFVAATGVQLKVVDAEERFLTALAGVSDPEQKRKIIGREFIRVFEQAQAEIIADEGPEVAFLVQGTLYPDVVESGGGTGTANIKSHHNVGGLPEDLEFQLIEPLRKLFKDEVRMVGQELGLPDEIVQRQPFPGPGLGIRIVGEVTKDRLDLLREADAIAREELTAAGLDRDIWQCPVVLLADVRSVGVQGDGRTYGHPIVLRPVSSEDAMTADWSRLPYDVLAKISTRITNEVADVNRVVLDITSKPPGTIEWE; this is translated from the coding sequence GTGTCAGCAGCGACCCCCGCCCCCGACACCGTCCTGGTCGTCGACTTCGGCGCGCAGTACGCCCAGCTCATCGCCCGCCGCGTCCGCGAGGCCCGGGTCTACAGCGAGATCGTGCCGAGCACCATGCCGGTCGCCGAGATGCTCGCCAAGAACCCGGCGGCGATCATCCTCTCCGGCGGCCCCTCGTCGGTGTACGCGGAGGGCGCCCCCCGCCTGGACCGCGAACTCTTCGACGCCGGCGTCCCCGTCTTCGGCATGTGCTACGGCTTCCAGCTGATGGCCACGACCCTCGGCGGCACCGTCGACAACACGGGCGCCCGCGAGTACGGCCGTACGGAACTGCACGTCTCCAAGTCGTCCTCCACCCTCTTCGAAGGCACCCCGGACGAGCAGTCGGTGTGGATGTCGCACGGCGACGCCTGCTCCGCCGCCCCCGAGGGCTTCACGGTCAGCGCGTCCACGGACGTCGTCCCGGTCGCCGCCTTCGAGAACGACGAGAAGAAGCTCTACGGCGTCCAGTACCACCCCGAGGTCATGCACTCCACGCACGGCCAGCAGGTCCTGGAGCACTTCCTGTACCGGGGCGCGGGCCTCACCCCGAACTGGACCACCGGCAACGTCATCGACGAGCAGGTCGCCGCGATCCGCGAGCAGGTCGGCGACAAGCGCGCGATCTGCGGTCTGTCCGGCGGTGTCGACTCCGCCGTGGCCGCCGCCCTCGTCCAGAAGGCGATCGGTTCCCAGCTGACCTGCGTGTACGTCGACCACGGTCTGATGCGCAAGGGCGAGACCGAGCAGGTCGAGAAGGACTTCGTGGCCGCGACCGGCGTACAGCTGAAGGTCGTGGACGCGGAGGAGCGCTTCCTCACCGCGCTCGCCGGGGTCTCCGACCCGGAGCAGAAGCGGAAGATCATCGGCCGCGAGTTCATCCGCGTCTTCGAGCAGGCGCAGGCCGAGATCATCGCGGACGAGGGCCCCGAGGTCGCGTTCCTGGTGCAGGGCACGCTCTACCCGGACGTCGTCGAGTCCGGCGGCGGCACCGGCACGGCCAACATCAAGTCCCACCACAACGTGGGCGGCCTCCCCGAAGACCTCGAATTCCAGCTCATCGAACCGCTCCGCAAGCTGTTCAAGGACGAGGTCCGGATGGTCGGCCAGGAGCTGGGCCTCCCGGACGAGATCGTCCAGCGCCAGCCCTTCCCGGGTCCCGGTCTCGGCATCCGCATCGTCGGCGAGGTCACCAAGGACCGCCTCGACCTCCTCCGTGAGGCCGACGCGATCGCCCGCGAGGAACTGACCGCGGCCGGCCTCGACCGCGACATCTGGCAGTGCCCGGTGGTCCTCCTCGCCGACGTCCGCAGCGTCGGCGTCCAGGGCGACGGCCGCACCTACGGCCACCCGATCGTCCTGCGCCCGGTCTCCTCCGAGGACGCGATGACCGCCGACTGGTCGCGTCTGCCGTACGACGTCCTCGCGAAGATCTCCACCCGCATCACGAACGAGGTCGCCGACGTCAACCGGGTCGTCCTCGACATCACGTCGAAGCCGCCGGGCACGATCGAGTGGGAGTAG
- a CDS encoding class II aldolase/adducin family protein produces MHGPTPPSPLPTDRLRFAMPPMHESVEDERRHRKERLAGALRLFGRYGFEDGVSGHITARDPEFTDCFWVNPFGMPFRHVTVTDLVLANSDGQVLQGRHHVNQAAFTVHSQVHAARPDVVAVAHCHSVHGRALSALGDFLDPISQESCAFYEDHALYDAYSGVSVDAEEGKRIAAGLGSRKALVLRNHGLLTVGDSVDAAAWWFLSMERSCQVQLLAKAAGRPLLIDHKLAVATREQTGGDLVAWINYQPLWQDISRCEPDLLS; encoded by the coding sequence ATGCACGGGCCGACACCGCCCTCCCCCCTGCCCACCGACCGGCTGCGGTTCGCCATGCCGCCGATGCACGAGTCGGTCGAGGACGAACGCCGGCACCGCAAGGAACGGCTCGCGGGCGCCCTGCGCCTGTTCGGCCGGTACGGCTTCGAGGACGGGGTCTCGGGGCACATCACCGCCCGCGACCCCGAGTTCACCGACTGCTTCTGGGTCAACCCCTTCGGGATGCCCTTCCGGCACGTCACCGTGACCGATCTGGTGCTGGCCAACTCGGACGGCCAGGTGCTCCAGGGCCGCCACCATGTCAACCAGGCCGCGTTCACCGTGCACTCGCAGGTCCACGCCGCCCGCCCGGACGTCGTCGCGGTCGCCCACTGCCACTCCGTGCACGGCCGCGCGCTCTCCGCCCTCGGCGACTTCCTCGACCCGATCAGCCAGGAGAGCTGCGCCTTCTACGAGGACCACGCGCTCTACGACGCCTACAGCGGGGTCTCCGTCGACGCCGAGGAGGGCAAGCGGATCGCCGCAGGGCTCGGCTCGCGCAAGGCGCTCGTGCTGCGCAACCACGGACTGCTCACCGTGGGCGACTCGGTGGACGCGGCGGCCTGGTGGTTCCTGTCCATGGAACGCTCCTGCCAGGTCCAGCTCCTCGCGAAAGCGGCCGGCCGTCCTCTCCTCATCGACCACAAACTCGCCGTCGCCACCCGCGAACAGACCGGCGGTGACCTCGTCGCGTGGATCAACTACCAGCCCCTGTGGCAGGACATCAGCCGCTGCGAACCGGACCTCCTCAGCTGA
- a CDS encoding chorismate mutase, giving the protein MTTTTPEQTIADARERIDALDDRIIGLIQERVAVSAVVQEARIASGGRRVSLTRENEILSHYSAALGKPGTSLAMTLLELSRGRI; this is encoded by the coding sequence ATGACCACCACCACGCCCGAGCAGACCATCGCCGATGCCCGGGAGCGCATCGACGCCCTGGACGACCGGATCATCGGTCTCATCCAGGAACGGGTCGCCGTGTCCGCCGTCGTCCAGGAGGCGCGGATCGCGTCGGGTGGGCGGCGGGTGAGCCTTACCCGGGAGAACGAGATCCTCAGCCACTACAGTGCGGCGCTCGGCAAGCCCGGTACCTCGCTGGCCATGACGTTGCTCGAACTGTCCCGGGGTCGTATCTGA
- a CDS encoding DUF4429 domain-containing protein, with the protein MAEIIQRDGTWAFDGTTVRITPGLHRSVPLFRQTYGEIAVPLEAVAGVVYEPERKRGRLRLRLREGADPLLQATGGRLPDAADPYRLIVDIDRSGVAEYVAEEIRHGLLLDQIPKDPTKAYLLPGPPVPVSVRSSDGTVSFDGAQVRIDWSDTSERVKRATGPRIVAVGDLVQVEWLPNCGYEDGFMRFVTRETVFSKLPPEKDPYALDLWGSTRRDLLTALVATAVTARLPHPSAREHERDEGEFADRPRRAALVPPPADHHDVLLRRLRELGELHREGVLTDEEFTMTKAAVLRGFR; encoded by the coding sequence ATGGCCGAGATCATCCAGCGCGACGGGACCTGGGCCTTCGACGGCACAACGGTCCGTATCACGCCGGGACTTCACCGCTCCGTGCCACTGTTCCGGCAGACGTACGGGGAGATCGCCGTGCCCCTCGAAGCCGTCGCGGGCGTCGTCTACGAACCCGAACGCAAGCGTGGCCGACTGCGGCTGAGGCTGCGCGAGGGCGCCGACCCGCTGCTCCAGGCGACCGGCGGCCGGCTGCCGGACGCGGCGGATCCGTACCGGCTGATCGTGGACATCGACCGGTCCGGGGTGGCCGAGTACGTGGCGGAGGAGATCCGGCACGGGCTGCTCCTCGACCAGATCCCCAAGGACCCCACCAAGGCGTATCTCCTGCCGGGCCCGCCGGTGCCGGTCTCGGTGCGCTCGTCCGACGGCACGGTGTCGTTCGACGGCGCCCAGGTGCGCATCGACTGGTCCGACACCTCGGAGCGCGTCAAGCGGGCCACCGGGCCGCGCATAGTCGCCGTGGGCGACCTCGTCCAGGTGGAGTGGCTGCCCAACTGCGGTTACGAGGATGGGTTCATGCGGTTCGTGACCCGCGAGACGGTGTTCTCCAAACTGCCGCCGGAGAAGGACCCGTACGCCCTCGATCTGTGGGGCAGCACCCGCCGGGACCTGCTCACGGCACTGGTCGCGACGGCGGTGACCGCGCGGCTGCCGCATCCATCGGCCCGGGAACACGAACGCGACGAGGGCGAGTTCGCGGACCGGCCCCGACGGGCGGCCCTCGTCCCGCCGCCGGCCGACCATCACGACGTACTCCTGCGCAGGCTGCGGGAGTTGGGGGAGCTGCACCGGGAAGGGGTGCTCACCGACGAGGAGTTCACGATGACCAAGGCGGCGGTGCTGCGGGGTTTCCGGTAG
- a CDS encoding LAETG motif-containing sortase-dependent surface protein, producing MKLRRAMAAAAATAVIAPLALLSAPAAFAEDSASPTPSDSASESVSASPSDSVSPTPSGSDSASPSGSTLPSGSTSPSASDSASTSATPSTSAEPSEEPTDPDVPFCEDLDEDFSDAKVSADIKGLPGKIVAGDGFHSFKLTVTNKSKTTVDGVAFYAEVENYELDESKFLSPYVDLEFKNPESGKWDRIGNDEWAGDYFFYINALKSGKSETVDLRVSISAKAPAGDAYSFGSGAYLDNVKGQDCIAEGWAQYDFEVLKAGSTNTDPGTATPSTGDKDTSVKKPQGEVSDLPTGNLAETGSSSALPVIGLVGGAAVVAGAAAVVMVRRRKSGASA from the coding sequence ATGAAGCTGCGCCGTGCCATGGCCGCGGCGGCCGCGACGGCCGTCATCGCTCCGCTCGCCCTGCTCTCCGCGCCCGCCGCGTTCGCGGAGGACTCGGCGTCGCCGACCCCGAGCGACAGCGCGAGCGAGTCCGTCTCCGCTTCGCCGTCCGACTCGGTCTCCCCGACGCCGTCCGGCTCCGACTCCGCGTCGCCGTCCGGCAGCACCCTGCCGAGCGGCTCGACCTCGCCCTCGGCGAGCGACAGCGCCTCCACGTCGGCCACGCCGTCCACCTCGGCCGAGCCGAGTGAGGAGCCGACCGACCCGGACGTGCCGTTCTGCGAGGACCTGGACGAGGACTTCTCCGACGCCAAGGTGTCCGCGGACATCAAGGGCCTGCCGGGCAAGATCGTCGCGGGCGACGGCTTCCACAGCTTCAAGCTGACCGTCACGAACAAGTCGAAGACCACGGTCGACGGCGTCGCCTTCTACGCAGAGGTCGAGAACTACGAGCTCGACGAGTCGAAGTTCCTGAGCCCGTACGTGGACCTGGAGTTCAAGAACCCCGAGTCCGGCAAGTGGGACCGCATCGGCAACGACGAGTGGGCCGGCGACTACTTCTTCTACATCAACGCCCTGAAGTCCGGGAAGAGCGAGACCGTCGACCTGCGCGTCAGCATCAGCGCGAAGGCCCCGGCCGGCGACGCCTACTCCTTCGGCTCCGGCGCCTACCTCGACAACGTCAAGGGCCAGGACTGCATCGCCGAGGGCTGGGCCCAGTACGACTTCGAGGTCCTGAAGGCCGGCTCCACCAACACCGACCCGGGCACCGCCACCCCGAGCACCGGTGACAAGGACACCTCGGTGAAGAAGCCGCAGGGCGAGGTCTCCGACCTCCCGACCGGCAACCTCGCCGAGACCGGCTCCAGTTCCGCGCTCCCGGTGATCGGCCTCGTCGGCGGCGCCGCCGTCGTCGCGGGTGCCGCCGCGGTGGTCATGGTGCGTCGACGCAAGAGCGGGGCGAGCGCGTAA